A genomic region of Rhipicephalus sanguineus isolate Rsan-2018 chromosome 1, BIME_Rsan_1.4, whole genome shotgun sequence contains the following coding sequences:
- the LOC119382478 gene encoding uncharacterized protein LOC119382478: protein MAGLKSGTVQLRRGLERKSTARAVCSSAHRPSGWRQNEGSVDVGEAIAAKLVKLLSSDAASSLHSVPLPLLEAPDAELRGAKLLGLDRFRLRPDDPARVLRTDKHLLVHIPLQASSSVPRRSQPLLRKQISNPLTTGLVTVLTRFLPSVIQTAAASMTYM, encoded by the exons ATGGCCGGGCTGAAATCGGGAACTGTTCAGCTCAG GCGCGGCCTCGAGCGAAAGTCGACAGCGAGAGCCGTTTGCTCGAGTGCCCATCGGCCGAGCGGCTGGCGACAGAACGAGGGCTCTGTTGACGTGGGTGAGGCGATCGCAGCGAAGCTCGTCAAGCTGTTGTCCTCGGATGCGGCGAGCTCGCTGCACTCAGTGCCCTTGCCTCTGCTCGAAGCACCGGACGCCGAATTGCGGGGTGCCAAGTTGCTGGGCCTCGACCGCTTTCGGCTGCGGCCGGACGACCCGGCCCGAGTCCTGCGCACGGACAAGCACCTGCTCGTCCACATCCCGCTGCAGGCAAGCAGTTCAGTCCCGCGTAGAAGCCAGCCGTTGCTGCGGAAGCAAATATCAAACCCTCTGACCACCGGACTGGTGACGGTGCTCACGCGT TTTCTCCCATCAGTCATCCAGACAGCGGCTGCCTCGATGACTTACATGTAA